One Paraburkholderia aromaticivorans genomic region harbors:
- the ftsB gene encoding cell division protein FtsB, with amino-acid sequence MRLVTAVLIVLLALIQYPLWWGHGGWLRVHELQQQLAQQVQKNADSKLRNERIQGEVQDLQNGTAAVEERARYEMGMVKDAEVFVQFVSPNAPLPTANTPSVTTSTRGEMSAAPLHVVPNPESRARPDRKHGGKAAVAKDKKPAH; translated from the coding sequence ATGCGGCTTGTCACTGCTGTCCTGATCGTTCTACTGGCGTTGATCCAGTACCCGCTCTGGTGGGGGCACGGCGGTTGGTTGCGCGTGCACGAGTTGCAGCAGCAACTGGCGCAGCAAGTGCAAAAGAATGCCGATTCGAAACTGCGCAACGAACGCATTCAAGGCGAAGTGCAGGACTTGCAGAACGGCACGGCCGCTGTCGAAGAGCGGGCGCGTTATGAAATGGGCATGGTGAAGGACGCCGAAGTGTTCGTGCAGTTCGTGTCGCCGAACGCGCCGCTGCCGACGGCGAACACGCCTTCGGTCACGACCTCCACACGGGGTGAGATGTCGGCGGCGCCGCTGCATGTGGTGCCGAATCCGGAGTCGCGCGCGAGGCCGGATCGCAAGCATGGCGGTAAAGCGGCTGTTGCGAAAGACAAGAAGCC
- the eno gene encoding phosphopyruvate hydratase, with the protein MSAIVDIIGREILDSRGNPTVECDVLLESGTMGRAAVPSGASTGSREAIELRDGEAGRYGGKGVLKAVEHINTEISEAIMGLDASEQAFLDKTLLELDGTDNKSRLGANAMLAVSMAVAKAAAEEAGLPLYRYFGGSGAMQLPVPMMNIVNGGAHANNSLDIQEFMIVPVSQPTFREALRCGAEVFHALKKILSDRGMSTAVGDEGGFAPNFGSNDECLSTILQAIEKAGYRAGEDVLLALDCAASEFYHDGKYQLAGEGLQLSSTEFADYLAALADKFPIVSIEDGMHESDWAGWKTLTDKLGKKVQLVGDDLFVTNTRILKEGIEKGVANSILIKINQIGTLTETFAAIEMAKRAGYTAVISHRSGETEDSTIADIAVGLNAGQIKTGSLSRSDRISKYNQLLRIEEDLGDIASYPGKSAFYNLR; encoded by the coding sequence ATGAGTGCTATCGTAGATATCATCGGTCGAGAGATTCTCGATTCGCGAGGCAACCCCACCGTCGAATGCGACGTGCTGCTCGAGTCGGGCACGATGGGCCGCGCCGCGGTGCCGTCGGGCGCGTCGACCGGTTCGCGTGAAGCGATCGAACTGCGCGATGGCGAAGCCGGCCGTTACGGCGGCAAGGGCGTGCTGAAGGCTGTCGAGCACATCAACACCGAAATCTCCGAAGCGATCATGGGCCTCGACGCTTCCGAACAGGCTTTCCTCGACAAGACCCTGCTGGAACTCGACGGCACCGACAACAAGTCGCGCCTCGGCGCGAACGCGATGCTGGCTGTCTCGATGGCCGTCGCGAAGGCTGCCGCTGAAGAAGCCGGCCTGCCGCTGTACCGCTACTTCGGCGGCTCGGGCGCGATGCAACTGCCGGTGCCGATGATGAACATCGTCAACGGCGGCGCGCACGCCAATAACAGCCTGGACATCCAGGAATTCATGATCGTGCCGGTCAGCCAGCCGACCTTCCGCGAAGCACTGCGCTGCGGCGCCGAAGTGTTCCACGCGCTGAAGAAAATCCTCTCGGACCGCGGCATGAGCACGGCCGTTGGCGACGAAGGTGGCTTCGCGCCGAACTTCGGCAGCAACGACGAATGCCTGTCGACCATCCTGCAAGCCATCGAGAAAGCAGGCTACCGCGCGGGTGAAGACGTGCTGCTCGCACTCGACTGCGCAGCCAGCGAGTTCTACCACGACGGCAAGTACCAGTTGGCCGGCGAAGGCCTGCAACTGTCGTCGACGGAATTCGCGGACTACTTGGCCGCGCTCGCCGACAAGTTCCCGATCGTTTCGATCGAAGACGGCATGCACGAAAGCGACTGGGCCGGCTGGAAGACGCTGACCGACAAGCTCGGCAAGAAAGTGCAACTGGTGGGCGACGACCTGTTCGTCACCAACACGCGCATCCTGAAGGAAGGCATCGAGAAGGGCGTCGCCAACTCGATCCTGATCAAGATCAACCAGATCGGCACGCTGACGGAAACCTTCGCGGCGATCGAAATGGCCAAGCGCGCCGGCTACACGGCCGTGATCTCGCACCGTTCGGGTGAAACCGAAGATTCGACGATCGCGGATATCGCGGTCGGCCTGAATGCCGGTCAGATCAAGACGGGTTCGCTGTCGCGTTCGGACCGCATCTCGAAGTACAACCAGTTGCTGCGCATCGAAGAAGACCTCGGTGATATCGCCAGCTACCCGGGCAAGTCGGCGTTCTACAATCTGCGCTAA